A genomic region of Vitis vinifera cultivar Pinot Noir 40024 chromosome 7, ASM3070453v1 contains the following coding sequences:
- the LOC100264041 gene encoding probable disease resistance protein At5g66900 isoform X3, which translates to MGLMPLPTFKNSPPGVCLILWSRASKHKTPYFGGCGEEILMSAELVGGSALGAGFGKLITAVLDARKKITQFDSSLKKLEERLNSITPSIVEVKKFMDQSNHPRVELEKLIQILKDGEKLIHKCSEVSSCDYFNNWRYANKIKALDGSIEKNFQVEMQVIQLWSTTVLPKSNRLSLSNRGVSDNYESLGSCEATDPPAFMVGLDVPLKELKRRLFTDGESRIVVSAPGGCGKTTLAKRLCHDQQVKEYFTDICYVTVSKTCDLIGIIKKLFWHNAERVQGFQSEEDAVNQLELMLKRKVESGRILLVLDDVWSGSKSVPDKFKFQISKFKVLVTSRNEFPGFGSTYNLKLLSEEDAKTLFCHSAIPEDGSRSSMPSEELVNGIVRRCKGFPLALEVVGRSLHEQPVEIWRSTLMKLSEGESIVNSEDELRNCLQSSLDALDDKDIMLKECFMDLGSFPEDQKIPATALIDMWAELHNLDKGGIYAISNLHKLCSRNLLNLVVTRNDANEIDWCYNDAFVMQHDLLRDLAIYQSEQEPIEKRKRLIVDLTGNRLPEWWTKEKQPRSSARLVSISTGYSVDEMFSSSWCSMQLPEAEALILNFNQTEKKYELSEFMKQMDELKVLVVTNYGFCTAELTNFSVLGSLSNLKRIRLEKVSIPTLCKTSIELKNLEKLSLVMCHKIGLAFASSTIQIPEMLPNLREINIDYCNDLVELPEGFCDLIQLNKLGISNCHKLSSLPEGIGKLTNLEVLRVSSCTLVSKLPDSMGSLHKLRVLDITGCLLIRKMPKQIGELRSLREFHMRRCQCLCELPLSVTDLVDLKRVICDEETAQLWECFTHLLPDLTLLVPEEIINLNWL; encoded by the exons ATGGGGTTGATGCCATTGCCAACCTTCAAAAACTCTCCTCCTGGAGTCTGCTTAATCTTGTGGTCACGAG CTAGCAAACACAAAACTCCTTATTTTGGGGGTTGTGGTGAGGAGATACTGATGTCTGCGGAGCTTGTTGGAGGGTCTGCTTTGGGAGCAGGATTTGGGAAGTTGATCACGGCGGTTCTAGATGCACGGAAGAAGATAACTCAGTTCGACTCCAGCCTCAAAAAACTCGAAGAGAGACTCAATTCCATAACTCCAAGTATCGTAGAGGTGAAAAAGTTCATGGACCAGTCGAATCATCCAAGGGTGGAATTGGAGAAGTTAATCCAAATCTTAAAAGATGGGGAGAAGCTAATCCACAAGTGCTCCGAGGTCTCTAGTTGCGACTACTTCAATAATTGGAGGTACGCCAATAAAATTAAGGCCTTGGATGGctcaattgaaaaaaattttcaGGTGGAAATGCAAGTCATACAACTTTGGAGCACCACGGTCCTGCCCAAATCAAATAGATTGAGTTTGAGTAACAGAGGGGTTTCCGATAACTATGAAAGTTTGGGTTCCTGTGAGGCTACTGATCCGCCGGCTTTTATGGTGGGACTAGATGTGCCTCTCAAAGAATTGAAGAGGCGGCTGTTTACGGATGGGGAATCAAGGATTGTGGTGTCGGCTCCTGGAGGATGTGGGAAAACCACTTTGGCTAAAAGGCTTTGTCACGACCAACAAGTCAAGG AATATTTTACGGACATTTGCTATGTCACGGTATCAAAAACATGCGACCTAATTGGCATCATCAAGAAACTATTTTGGCATAATGCTGAACGAGTGCAGGGGTTTCAAAGTGAGGAAGATGCAGTCAACCAATTGGAACTAATGCTGAAGAGGAAAGTAGAATCTGGTCGTATACTGTTGGTCCTAGATGACGTTTGGTCTGGGTCGAAATCTGTCCCAGACAAGTTTAAGTTCCAAATATCGAAATTCAAGGTTCTGGTTACATCTAGAAATGAATTTCCAGGATTTGGTTCTACATATAACTTGAAATTGTTGAGTGAAGAAGATGCCAAGACTCTTTTTTGTCACTCAGCAATCCCTGAGGATGGGAGCCGTTCTTCCATGCCCAGTGAAGAACTTGTGAATGGG ATAGTGAGGCGCTGCAAGGGATTTCCACTGGCCCTGGAAGTGGTTGGCAGATCCCTCCATGAGCAGCCTGTAGAGATCTGGAGAAGCACACTGATGAAATTATCTGAAGGTGAATCCATTGTCAATTCTGAAGATGAACTGCGTAATTGTCTTCAAAGTAGCTTAGATGCCCTTGATGACAAGGATATTATGCTGAAGGAGTGTTTTATGGACTTGGGTTCATTTCCTGAAGACCAAAAAATCCCTGCCACTGCTCTTATAGATATGTGGGCGGAATTGCACAATCTAGATAAAGGCGGCATTTATGCCATTTCCAACCTTCACAAACTCTGCTCTCGGAATCTGCTTAATCTTGTGGTCACAAG GAATGATGCAAATGAGATTGATTGGTGCTACAATGATGCCTTTGTCATGCAGCATGATCTTCTCAGGGATCTAGCCATTTATCAGAGCGAACAGGAGCCCATAGAAAAGAGGAAAAGACTAATAGTGGACTTGACAGGAAACAGACTCCCCGAGTGGTGGACTAAAGAGAAGCAACCCCGATCAAGTGCTCGTCTTGTGTCCATCTCCACAG GATATTCTGTAGATGAAATGTTCTCCTCAAGCTGGTGTAGCATGCAACTTCCTGAAGCTGAGGCTCTAATACTGAACTTTAATCAGACAGAAAAGAAATACGAATTGTCAGAGTTCATGAAGCAAATGGATGAACTGAAGGTTCTAGTAGTAACAAATTATGGTTTCTGCACGGCTGAATTGACTAATTTTTCAGTACTTGGTTCCTTATCCAATCTAAAGAGAATCAGGTTAGAGAAAGTTTCAATTCCAACACTATGCAAAACCAGTATAGAATTGAAGAATCTGGAGAAGCTATCCTTAGTTATGTGTCATAAGATTGGTCTGGCTTTTGCAAGTAGTACCATCCAGATTCCAGAAATGTTACCCAACCTTAGGGAAATCAACATTGATTACTGTAATGACTTGGTGGAATTACCAGAAGGGTTTTGTGATTTAATCCAACTGAATAAGCTGGGCATCAGCAACTGCCATAAGCTGTCTTCACTGCCGGAAGGAATAGGGAAGCTTACAAATCTGGAAGTGCTAAGGGTTAGTTCCTGTACATTGGTGTCAAAATTGCCAGACTCAATGGGAAGCCTCCACAAGTTGAGGGTTCTTGATATAACTGGTTGTTTACTAATAAGGAAAATGCCGAAACAAATAGGCGAGTTGCGCAGTCTAAGAGAGTTCCACATGAGAAGGTGCCAGTGTTTGTGCGAGCTGCCATTATCAGTGACGGATCTCGTGGATTTGAAGAGGGTAATCTGCGATGAAGAGACTGCCCAGCTGTGGGAATGTTTTACGCACTTGCTCCCCGATCTCACTCTATTAGTGCCTgaagaaattatcaacttgaattGGCTTTAA
- the LOC100264041 gene encoding probable disease resistance protein At5g66900 isoform X4, with translation MGLMPLPTFKNSPPGVCLILWSRASKHKTPYFGGCGEEILMSAELVGGSALGAGFGKLITAVLDARKKITQFDSSLKKLEERLNSITPSIVEVKKFMDQSNHPRVELEKLIQILKDGEKLIHKCSEVSSCDYFNNWRYANKIKALDGSIEKNFQVEMQVIQLWSTTVLPKSNRLSLSNRGVSDNYESLGSCEATDPPAFMVGLDVPLKELKRRLFTDGESRIVVSAPGGCGKTTLAKRLCHDQQVKEYFTDICYVTVSKTCDLIGIIKKLFWHNAERVQGFQSEEDAVNQLELMLKRKVESGRILLVLDDVWSGSKSVPDKFKFQISKFKVLVTSRNEFPGFGSTYNLKLLSEEDAKTLFCHSAIPEDGSRSSMPSEELVNGIVRRCKGFPLALEVVGRSLHEQPVEIWRSTLMKLSEGESIVNSEDELRNCLQSSLDALDDKDIMLKECFMDLGSFPEDQKIPATALIDMWAELHNLDKGGIYAISNLHKLCSRNLLNLVVTRSSRNDANEIDWCYNDAFVMQHDLLRDLAIYQSEQEPIEKRKRLIVDLTGNRLPEWWTKEKQPRSSARLVSISTDEMFSSSWCSMQLPEAEALILNFNQTEKKYELSEFMKQMDELKVLVVTNYGFCTAELTNFSVLGSLSNLKRIRLEKVSIPTLCKTSIELKNLEKLSLVMCHKIGLAFASSTIQIPEMLPNLREINIDYCNDLVELPEGFCDLIQLNKLGISNCHKLSSLPEGIGKLTNLEVLRVSSCTLVSKLPDSMGSLHKLRVLDITGCLLIRKMPKQIGELRSLREFHMRRCQCLCELPLSVTDLVDLKRVICDEETAQLWECFTHLLPDLTLLVPEEIINLNWL, from the exons ATGGGGTTGATGCCATTGCCAACCTTCAAAAACTCTCCTCCTGGAGTCTGCTTAATCTTGTGGTCACGAG CTAGCAAACACAAAACTCCTTATTTTGGGGGTTGTGGTGAGGAGATACTGATGTCTGCGGAGCTTGTTGGAGGGTCTGCTTTGGGAGCAGGATTTGGGAAGTTGATCACGGCGGTTCTAGATGCACGGAAGAAGATAACTCAGTTCGACTCCAGCCTCAAAAAACTCGAAGAGAGACTCAATTCCATAACTCCAAGTATCGTAGAGGTGAAAAAGTTCATGGACCAGTCGAATCATCCAAGGGTGGAATTGGAGAAGTTAATCCAAATCTTAAAAGATGGGGAGAAGCTAATCCACAAGTGCTCCGAGGTCTCTAGTTGCGACTACTTCAATAATTGGAGGTACGCCAATAAAATTAAGGCCTTGGATGGctcaattgaaaaaaattttcaGGTGGAAATGCAAGTCATACAACTTTGGAGCACCACGGTCCTGCCCAAATCAAATAGATTGAGTTTGAGTAACAGAGGGGTTTCCGATAACTATGAAAGTTTGGGTTCCTGTGAGGCTACTGATCCGCCGGCTTTTATGGTGGGACTAGATGTGCCTCTCAAAGAATTGAAGAGGCGGCTGTTTACGGATGGGGAATCAAGGATTGTGGTGTCGGCTCCTGGAGGATGTGGGAAAACCACTTTGGCTAAAAGGCTTTGTCACGACCAACAAGTCAAGG AATATTTTACGGACATTTGCTATGTCACGGTATCAAAAACATGCGACCTAATTGGCATCATCAAGAAACTATTTTGGCATAATGCTGAACGAGTGCAGGGGTTTCAAAGTGAGGAAGATGCAGTCAACCAATTGGAACTAATGCTGAAGAGGAAAGTAGAATCTGGTCGTATACTGTTGGTCCTAGATGACGTTTGGTCTGGGTCGAAATCTGTCCCAGACAAGTTTAAGTTCCAAATATCGAAATTCAAGGTTCTGGTTACATCTAGAAATGAATTTCCAGGATTTGGTTCTACATATAACTTGAAATTGTTGAGTGAAGAAGATGCCAAGACTCTTTTTTGTCACTCAGCAATCCCTGAGGATGGGAGCCGTTCTTCCATGCCCAGTGAAGAACTTGTGAATGGG ATAGTGAGGCGCTGCAAGGGATTTCCACTGGCCCTGGAAGTGGTTGGCAGATCCCTCCATGAGCAGCCTGTAGAGATCTGGAGAAGCACACTGATGAAATTATCTGAAGGTGAATCCATTGTCAATTCTGAAGATGAACTGCGTAATTGTCTTCAAAGTAGCTTAGATGCCCTTGATGACAAGGATATTATGCTGAAGGAGTGTTTTATGGACTTGGGTTCATTTCCTGAAGACCAAAAAATCCCTGCCACTGCTCTTATAGATATGTGGGCGGAATTGCACAATCTAGATAAAGGCGGCATTTATGCCATTTCCAACCTTCACAAACTCTGCTCTCGGAATCTGCTTAATCTTGTGGTCACAAG GTCCTCCAGGAATGATGCAAATGAGATTGATTGGTGCTACAATGATGCCTTTGTCATGCAGCATGATCTTCTCAGGGATCTAGCCATTTATCAGAGCGAACAGGAGCCCATAGAAAAGAGGAAAAGACTAATAGTGGACTTGACAGGAAACAGACTCCCCGAGTGGTGGACTAAAGAGAAGCAACCCCGATCAAGTGCTCGTCTTGTGTCCATCTCCACAG ATGAAATGTTCTCCTCAAGCTGGTGTAGCATGCAACTTCCTGAAGCTGAGGCTCTAATACTGAACTTTAATCAGACAGAAAAGAAATACGAATTGTCAGAGTTCATGAAGCAAATGGATGAACTGAAGGTTCTAGTAGTAACAAATTATGGTTTCTGCACGGCTGAATTGACTAATTTTTCAGTACTTGGTTCCTTATCCAATCTAAAGAGAATCAGGTTAGAGAAAGTTTCAATTCCAACACTATGCAAAACCAGTATAGAATTGAAGAATCTGGAGAAGCTATCCTTAGTTATGTGTCATAAGATTGGTCTGGCTTTTGCAAGTAGTACCATCCAGATTCCAGAAATGTTACCCAACCTTAGGGAAATCAACATTGATTACTGTAATGACTTGGTGGAATTACCAGAAGGGTTTTGTGATTTAATCCAACTGAATAAGCTGGGCATCAGCAACTGCCATAAGCTGTCTTCACTGCCGGAAGGAATAGGGAAGCTTACAAATCTGGAAGTGCTAAGGGTTAGTTCCTGTACATTGGTGTCAAAATTGCCAGACTCAATGGGAAGCCTCCACAAGTTGAGGGTTCTTGATATAACTGGTTGTTTACTAATAAGGAAAATGCCGAAACAAATAGGCGAGTTGCGCAGTCTAAGAGAGTTCCACATGAGAAGGTGCCAGTGTTTGTGCGAGCTGCCATTATCAGTGACGGATCTCGTGGATTTGAAGAGGGTAATCTGCGATGAAGAGACTGCCCAGCTGTGGGAATGTTTTACGCACTTGCTCCCCGATCTCACTCTATTAGTGCCTgaagaaattatcaacttgaattGGCTTTAA
- the LOC100264041 gene encoding probable disease resistance protein At5g66900 isoform X5: protein MGLMPLPTFKNSPPGVCLILWSRASKHKTPYFGGCGEEILMSAELVGGSALGAGFGKLITAVLDARKKITQFDSSLKKLEERLNSITPSIVEVKKFMDQSNHPRVELEKLIQILKDGEKLIHKCSEVSSCDYFNNWRYANKIKALDGSIEKNFQVEMQVIQLWSTTVLPKSNRLSLSNRGVSDNYESLGSCEATDPPAFMVGLDVPLKELKRRLFTDGESRIVVSAPGGCGKTTLAKRLCHDQQVKEYFTDICYVTVSKTCDLIGIIKKLFWHNAERVQGFQSEEDAVNQLELMLKRKVESGRILLVLDDVWSGSKSVPDKFKFQISKFKVLVTSRNEFPGFGSTYNLKLLSEEDAKTLFCHSAIPEDGSRSSMPSEELVNGIVRRCKGFPLALEVVGRSLHEQPVEIWRSTLMKLSEGESIVNSEDELRNCLQSSLDALDDKDIMLKECFMDLGSFPEDQKIPATALIDMWAELHNLDKGGIYAISNLHKLCSRNLLNLVVTRNDANEIDWCYNDAFVMQHDLLRDLAIYQSEQEPIEKRKRLIVDLTGNRLPEWWTKEKQPRSSARLVSISTDEMFSSSWCSMQLPEAEALILNFNQTEKKYELSEFMKQMDELKVLVVTNYGFCTAELTNFSVLGSLSNLKRIRLEKVSIPTLCKTSIELKNLEKLSLVMCHKIGLAFASSTIQIPEMLPNLREINIDYCNDLVELPEGFCDLIQLNKLGISNCHKLSSLPEGIGKLTNLEVLRVSSCTLVSKLPDSMGSLHKLRVLDITGCLLIRKMPKQIGELRSLREFHMRRCQCLCELPLSVTDLVDLKRVICDEETAQLWECFTHLLPDLTLLVPEEIINLNWL, encoded by the exons ATGGGGTTGATGCCATTGCCAACCTTCAAAAACTCTCCTCCTGGAGTCTGCTTAATCTTGTGGTCACGAG CTAGCAAACACAAAACTCCTTATTTTGGGGGTTGTGGTGAGGAGATACTGATGTCTGCGGAGCTTGTTGGAGGGTCTGCTTTGGGAGCAGGATTTGGGAAGTTGATCACGGCGGTTCTAGATGCACGGAAGAAGATAACTCAGTTCGACTCCAGCCTCAAAAAACTCGAAGAGAGACTCAATTCCATAACTCCAAGTATCGTAGAGGTGAAAAAGTTCATGGACCAGTCGAATCATCCAAGGGTGGAATTGGAGAAGTTAATCCAAATCTTAAAAGATGGGGAGAAGCTAATCCACAAGTGCTCCGAGGTCTCTAGTTGCGACTACTTCAATAATTGGAGGTACGCCAATAAAATTAAGGCCTTGGATGGctcaattgaaaaaaattttcaGGTGGAAATGCAAGTCATACAACTTTGGAGCACCACGGTCCTGCCCAAATCAAATAGATTGAGTTTGAGTAACAGAGGGGTTTCCGATAACTATGAAAGTTTGGGTTCCTGTGAGGCTACTGATCCGCCGGCTTTTATGGTGGGACTAGATGTGCCTCTCAAAGAATTGAAGAGGCGGCTGTTTACGGATGGGGAATCAAGGATTGTGGTGTCGGCTCCTGGAGGATGTGGGAAAACCACTTTGGCTAAAAGGCTTTGTCACGACCAACAAGTCAAGG AATATTTTACGGACATTTGCTATGTCACGGTATCAAAAACATGCGACCTAATTGGCATCATCAAGAAACTATTTTGGCATAATGCTGAACGAGTGCAGGGGTTTCAAAGTGAGGAAGATGCAGTCAACCAATTGGAACTAATGCTGAAGAGGAAAGTAGAATCTGGTCGTATACTGTTGGTCCTAGATGACGTTTGGTCTGGGTCGAAATCTGTCCCAGACAAGTTTAAGTTCCAAATATCGAAATTCAAGGTTCTGGTTACATCTAGAAATGAATTTCCAGGATTTGGTTCTACATATAACTTGAAATTGTTGAGTGAAGAAGATGCCAAGACTCTTTTTTGTCACTCAGCAATCCCTGAGGATGGGAGCCGTTCTTCCATGCCCAGTGAAGAACTTGTGAATGGG ATAGTGAGGCGCTGCAAGGGATTTCCACTGGCCCTGGAAGTGGTTGGCAGATCCCTCCATGAGCAGCCTGTAGAGATCTGGAGAAGCACACTGATGAAATTATCTGAAGGTGAATCCATTGTCAATTCTGAAGATGAACTGCGTAATTGTCTTCAAAGTAGCTTAGATGCCCTTGATGACAAGGATATTATGCTGAAGGAGTGTTTTATGGACTTGGGTTCATTTCCTGAAGACCAAAAAATCCCTGCCACTGCTCTTATAGATATGTGGGCGGAATTGCACAATCTAGATAAAGGCGGCATTTATGCCATTTCCAACCTTCACAAACTCTGCTCTCGGAATCTGCTTAATCTTGTGGTCACAAG GAATGATGCAAATGAGATTGATTGGTGCTACAATGATGCCTTTGTCATGCAGCATGATCTTCTCAGGGATCTAGCCATTTATCAGAGCGAACAGGAGCCCATAGAAAAGAGGAAAAGACTAATAGTGGACTTGACAGGAAACAGACTCCCCGAGTGGTGGACTAAAGAGAAGCAACCCCGATCAAGTGCTCGTCTTGTGTCCATCTCCACAG ATGAAATGTTCTCCTCAAGCTGGTGTAGCATGCAACTTCCTGAAGCTGAGGCTCTAATACTGAACTTTAATCAGACAGAAAAGAAATACGAATTGTCAGAGTTCATGAAGCAAATGGATGAACTGAAGGTTCTAGTAGTAACAAATTATGGTTTCTGCACGGCTGAATTGACTAATTTTTCAGTACTTGGTTCCTTATCCAATCTAAAGAGAATCAGGTTAGAGAAAGTTTCAATTCCAACACTATGCAAAACCAGTATAGAATTGAAGAATCTGGAGAAGCTATCCTTAGTTATGTGTCATAAGATTGGTCTGGCTTTTGCAAGTAGTACCATCCAGATTCCAGAAATGTTACCCAACCTTAGGGAAATCAACATTGATTACTGTAATGACTTGGTGGAATTACCAGAAGGGTTTTGTGATTTAATCCAACTGAATAAGCTGGGCATCAGCAACTGCCATAAGCTGTCTTCACTGCCGGAAGGAATAGGGAAGCTTACAAATCTGGAAGTGCTAAGGGTTAGTTCCTGTACATTGGTGTCAAAATTGCCAGACTCAATGGGAAGCCTCCACAAGTTGAGGGTTCTTGATATAACTGGTTGTTTACTAATAAGGAAAATGCCGAAACAAATAGGCGAGTTGCGCAGTCTAAGAGAGTTCCACATGAGAAGGTGCCAGTGTTTGTGCGAGCTGCCATTATCAGTGACGGATCTCGTGGATTTGAAGAGGGTAATCTGCGATGAAGAGACTGCCCAGCTGTGGGAATGTTTTACGCACTTGCTCCCCGATCTCACTCTATTAGTGCCTgaagaaattatcaacttgaattGGCTTTAA
- the LOC100264041 gene encoding probable disease resistance protein At5g66900 isoform X2: MGLMPLPTFKNSPPGVCLILWSRASKHKTPYFGGCGEEILMSAELVGGSALGAGFGKLITAVLDARKKITQFDSSLKKLEERLNSITPSIVEVKKFMDQSNHPRVELEKLIQILKDGEKLIHKCSEVSSCDYFNNWRYANKIKALDGSIEKNFQVEMQVIQLWSTTVLPKSNRLSLSNRGVSDNYESLGSCEATDPPAFMVGLDVPLKELKRRLFTDGESRIVVSAPGGCGKTTLAKRLCHDQQVKEYFTDICYVTVSKTCDLIGIIKKLFWHNAERVQGFQSEEDAVNQLELMLKRKVESGRILLVLDDVWSGSKSVPDKFKFQISKFKVLVTSRNEFPGFGSTYNLKLLSEEDAKTLFCHSAIPEDGSRSSMPSEELVNGIVRRCKGFPLALEVVGRSLHEQPVEIWRSTLMKLSEGESIVNSEDELRNCLQSSLDALDDKDIMLKECFMDLGSFPEDQKIPATALIDMWAELHNLDKGGIYAISNLHKLCSRNLLNLVVTRSSRNDANEIDWCYNDAFVMQHDLLRDLAIYQSEQEPIEKRKRLIVDLTGNRLPEWWTKEKQPRSSARLVSISTGYSVDEMFSSSWCSMQLPEAEALILNFNQTEKKYELSEFMKQMDELKVLVVTNYGFCTAELTNFSVLGSLSNLKRIRLEKVSIPTLCKTSIELKNLEKLSLVMCHKIGLAFASSTIQIPEMLPNLREINIDYCNDLVELPEGFCDLIQLNKLGISNCHKLSSLPEGIGKLTNLEVLRVSSCTLVSKLPDSMGSLHKLRVLDITGCLLIRKMPKQIGELRSLREFHMRRCQCLCELPLSVTDLVDLKRVICDEETAQLWECFTHLLPDLTLLVPEEIINLNWL, encoded by the exons ATGGGGTTGATGCCATTGCCAACCTTCAAAAACTCTCCTCCTGGAGTCTGCTTAATCTTGTGGTCACGAG CTAGCAAACACAAAACTCCTTATTTTGGGGGTTGTGGTGAGGAGATACTGATGTCTGCGGAGCTTGTTGGAGGGTCTGCTTTGGGAGCAGGATTTGGGAAGTTGATCACGGCGGTTCTAGATGCACGGAAGAAGATAACTCAGTTCGACTCCAGCCTCAAAAAACTCGAAGAGAGACTCAATTCCATAACTCCAAGTATCGTAGAGGTGAAAAAGTTCATGGACCAGTCGAATCATCCAAGGGTGGAATTGGAGAAGTTAATCCAAATCTTAAAAGATGGGGAGAAGCTAATCCACAAGTGCTCCGAGGTCTCTAGTTGCGACTACTTCAATAATTGGAGGTACGCCAATAAAATTAAGGCCTTGGATGGctcaattgaaaaaaattttcaGGTGGAAATGCAAGTCATACAACTTTGGAGCACCACGGTCCTGCCCAAATCAAATAGATTGAGTTTGAGTAACAGAGGGGTTTCCGATAACTATGAAAGTTTGGGTTCCTGTGAGGCTACTGATCCGCCGGCTTTTATGGTGGGACTAGATGTGCCTCTCAAAGAATTGAAGAGGCGGCTGTTTACGGATGGGGAATCAAGGATTGTGGTGTCGGCTCCTGGAGGATGTGGGAAAACCACTTTGGCTAAAAGGCTTTGTCACGACCAACAAGTCAAGG AATATTTTACGGACATTTGCTATGTCACGGTATCAAAAACATGCGACCTAATTGGCATCATCAAGAAACTATTTTGGCATAATGCTGAACGAGTGCAGGGGTTTCAAAGTGAGGAAGATGCAGTCAACCAATTGGAACTAATGCTGAAGAGGAAAGTAGAATCTGGTCGTATACTGTTGGTCCTAGATGACGTTTGGTCTGGGTCGAAATCTGTCCCAGACAAGTTTAAGTTCCAAATATCGAAATTCAAGGTTCTGGTTACATCTAGAAATGAATTTCCAGGATTTGGTTCTACATATAACTTGAAATTGTTGAGTGAAGAAGATGCCAAGACTCTTTTTTGTCACTCAGCAATCCCTGAGGATGGGAGCCGTTCTTCCATGCCCAGTGAAGAACTTGTGAATGGG ATAGTGAGGCGCTGCAAGGGATTTCCACTGGCCCTGGAAGTGGTTGGCAGATCCCTCCATGAGCAGCCTGTAGAGATCTGGAGAAGCACACTGATGAAATTATCTGAAGGTGAATCCATTGTCAATTCTGAAGATGAACTGCGTAATTGTCTTCAAAGTAGCTTAGATGCCCTTGATGACAAGGATATTATGCTGAAGGAGTGTTTTATGGACTTGGGTTCATTTCCTGAAGACCAAAAAATCCCTGCCACTGCTCTTATAGATATGTGGGCGGAATTGCACAATCTAGATAAAGGCGGCATTTATGCCATTTCCAACCTTCACAAACTCTGCTCTCGGAATCTGCTTAATCTTGTGGTCACAAG GTCCTCCAGGAATGATGCAAATGAGATTGATTGGTGCTACAATGATGCCTTTGTCATGCAGCATGATCTTCTCAGGGATCTAGCCATTTATCAGAGCGAACAGGAGCCCATAGAAAAGAGGAAAAGACTAATAGTGGACTTGACAGGAAACAGACTCCCCGAGTGGTGGACTAAAGAGAAGCAACCCCGATCAAGTGCTCGTCTTGTGTCCATCTCCACAG GATATTCTGTAGATGAAATGTTCTCCTCAAGCTGGTGTAGCATGCAACTTCCTGAAGCTGAGGCTCTAATACTGAACTTTAATCAGACAGAAAAGAAATACGAATTGTCAGAGTTCATGAAGCAAATGGATGAACTGAAGGTTCTAGTAGTAACAAATTATGGTTTCTGCACGGCTGAATTGACTAATTTTTCAGTACTTGGTTCCTTATCCAATCTAAAGAGAATCAGGTTAGAGAAAGTTTCAATTCCAACACTATGCAAAACCAGTATAGAATTGAAGAATCTGGAGAAGCTATCCTTAGTTATGTGTCATAAGATTGGTCTGGCTTTTGCAAGTAGTACCATCCAGATTCCAGAAATGTTACCCAACCTTAGGGAAATCAACATTGATTACTGTAATGACTTGGTGGAATTACCAGAAGGGTTTTGTGATTTAATCCAACTGAATAAGCTGGGCATCAGCAACTGCCATAAGCTGTCTTCACTGCCGGAAGGAATAGGGAAGCTTACAAATCTGGAAGTGCTAAGGGTTAGTTCCTGTACATTGGTGTCAAAATTGCCAGACTCAATGGGAAGCCTCCACAAGTTGAGGGTTCTTGATATAACTGGTTGTTTACTAATAAGGAAAATGCCGAAACAAATAGGCGAGTTGCGCAGTCTAAGAGAGTTCCACATGAGAAGGTGCCAGTGTTTGTGCGAGCTGCCATTATCAGTGACGGATCTCGTGGATTTGAAGAGGGTAATCTGCGATGAAGAGACTGCCCAGCTGTGGGAATGTTTTACGCACTTGCTCCCCGATCTCACTCTATTAGTGCCTgaagaaattatcaacttgaattGGCTTTAA